AAGTACAATTTGATACTATTTATCATGAACATTTTTCATATTTTTCATTTATATCAGTTGAGAAGATTTTTACAGCGCATGGGTTGACACTCTTTGATGTCGAAGAACTACCCACACATGGGGGGTCTTTAAGAATATATGGGAAGCATTCTGAAGACAACTCAAAGAATGTCACGCAGAGAGTTAATAAATTGAGACAAAGAGAAATTGACACTGGTTATACAGATATTGATTTCTATTTAACTTTCGGAGAAAAAGTCAAGATGATTAAACGTAATGTGTTGAAGTTTTTAATTAGCGCAAAAGAAAAGGGGAAAGTAATTGTAGGTTATGGAGCGCCCGCTAAAGGAAATACTTTGCTGAACTACTGTGGCGTCAGAACAGATTTTATTGATTATACGGTCGATAGAAGTCCGTACAAGCAGGGACACTATTTACCTGGAACCCATATACCCATCGAATCACCTGAAAGAATAAGAGAAACAAAGCCTGACTATGTATTCATCCTTCCCTGGAACATTAAAGATGAGATAATGGAACAGATGAATTCTATTAGAGAATGGGGTGGAAAATTTGTAATTGCTATTCCTGAAATAAGGATTTTGTAATGAGGTTTACAGAAAGTAGGCTGAAGGGCGCATTCATTATAGAGCTTGACAGAATTGAAGATGAGAGAGGCTTCTTCGCGCGCAGTTTTTGCCAGAAGGAGTTTGTACGGTATGGGTTGGAGACAAACGTATCTCAGTGCAATATCTCATTCAATAAAATGAAGGGCACTATAAGAGGGATGCATTTTCAGCGTAAGCCAAAGGGTGAGCCAAAACTGGTACGATGCACAGCGGGAAGGATATATGATATTATCATCGACTTAAGACGTGATTCACGGACATATTGTGAGTGGGAAGCGGTAGAATTGACGGCAGATAACCGCAAAGCCCTTTATATACCTAAAGGTTTTGCTCATGGTTTTCAGACACTGGAAGATAATACAGAAGTCTTTTACCAGATGTATGAATTCTACTATCCCGAATACTCAAGTGGCGCGAGATGGAACGATCCTAAATTTTCAATAAAATGGCCGCTACCCCCTGT
The DNA window shown above is from Pseudomonadota bacterium and carries:
- the rfbC gene encoding dTDP-4-dehydrorhamnose 3,5-epimerase, with amino-acid sequence MRFTESRLKGAFIIELDRIEDERGFFARSFCQKEFVRYGLETNVSQCNISFNKMKGTIRGMHFQRKPKGEPKLVRCTAGRIYDIIIDLRRDSRTYCEWEAVELTADNRKALYIPKGFAHGFQTLEDNTEVFYQMYEFYYPEYSSGARWNDPKFSIKWPLPPVEISEKDSGYPDYKR